In the Corynebacterium kroppenstedtii genome, one interval contains:
- a CDS encoding lytic transglycosylase domain-containing protein — protein MKSARTLIAVIAVLALVIVAIGWLVSHIHTDSSSMRKPIPSDVPPPNGVAAPAVDTTKHTRTSEEFRTWAEPISKKTGISVEALSAYANANVVARHSKPGCHLDWTTLAGLGWVETRHGTYNGHHFDSVSIDSNGDVKPHIRGVQLDGAPGVEDLPDTDNGELDGDKEKDRAMGPLQFIPQSWEKYGVDANADGKADPDNIDDAAVAAVNLLCDFDRDLSTADGWRSAVRSYNNSAQYVEDVRRAAANYSLQQKPR, from the coding sequence ATGAAATCTGCACGTACCCTCATTGCCGTTATCGCGGTGTTGGCGCTGGTCATCGTCGCTATTGGCTGGTTAGTCTCCCACATCCATACTGATAGTTCGTCGATGCGGAAGCCGATTCCGTCGGATGTTCCGCCGCCGAATGGAGTTGCGGCTCCGGCAGTCGATACGACTAAACATACGCGTACGTCGGAAGAGTTTCGGACCTGGGCGGAGCCGATATCGAAGAAAACTGGCATTTCTGTTGAGGCTTTGAGCGCTTATGCGAATGCGAATGTGGTGGCCCGTCATTCGAAGCCGGGGTGTCATCTGGATTGGACGACCCTCGCGGGTTTGGGATGGGTAGAAACTCGCCACGGCACCTATAACGGACATCATTTTGATTCGGTTTCTATTGATTCCAATGGCGACGTGAAGCCGCATATCCGTGGCGTCCAGCTCGATGGTGCTCCTGGAGTGGAGGACCTGCCTGATACCGACAATGGCGAATTGGATGGCGATAAGGAAAAAGATCGGGCGATGGGGCCCCTGCAGTTCATTCCGCAATCATGGGAAAAGTATGGGGTTGATGCCAATGCGGATGGAAAGGCTGATCCCGACAATATTGATGATGCTGCAGTCGCGGCAGTGAATCTTTTGTGCGATTTTGACCGTGACTTATCGACGGCGGATGGGTGGAGATCGGCTGTGCGGTCATACAATAACTCGGCGCAGTATGTGGAGGATGTACGGCGAGCTGCTGCCAATTATTCGCTTCAGCAGAAGCCGCGGTAA
- the eno gene encoding phosphopyruvate hydratase, producing MAQIIDVQAREILDSRGNPTVEVEVLLDDASFGRAGVPSGASTGVHEAHELRDGGDRYQGKGVRQAVENVNEKIAPAVTGLEADDQRLVDKVMMDLDGSDNKSNLGANAILGVSLATAKAAASSANLELFRYLGGPNAHVLPVPMMNIVNGGAHADSGVDVQEFMIAPIGADSFREALRMGAEVYHNLKSVIKSKGLSTGLGDEGGFAPSVGSTKEALDLIVEAVKKAGYKLGEDIAFALDAASSEFYDKDKGVYNFEGGEHSAEDMVKVYEELVENYPIVSIEDPLQEDDWEGYTKLTAEIGDKVQIVGDDFFVTNPARLKEGIEKKAANALLVKVNQIGSLSETADAVQLAQNNNYRCMMSHRSGETEDTTIADLSVAYSCGQIKSGAPARSERVAKYNQLLRIEEFLGDAAVYAGRSAFPRFNG from the coding sequence ATGGCTCAGATTATCGATGTTCAAGCTCGCGAGATTCTAGACTCACGCGGCAACCCGACTGTTGAGGTTGAAGTTCTTCTTGACGACGCTTCGTTCGGCCGTGCAGGTGTTCCGTCCGGTGCATCCACCGGTGTCCACGAGGCTCATGAACTTCGCGACGGCGGCGATCGTTACCAGGGTAAAGGTGTTCGTCAGGCTGTCGAAAACGTTAATGAGAAGATCGCTCCGGCAGTGACAGGTCTTGAAGCTGACGACCAGCGCCTCGTCGATAAGGTGATGATGGATCTCGACGGGTCGGACAACAAGTCCAACCTGGGTGCGAACGCGATCCTCGGTGTCTCCTTGGCAACGGCGAAAGCCGCTGCCAGCTCCGCCAACCTCGAACTCTTCCGCTACCTTGGTGGCCCAAATGCTCACGTACTCCCCGTACCGATGATGAACATCGTCAACGGTGGTGCCCACGCAGATTCCGGCGTCGATGTTCAGGAATTCATGATTGCTCCGATTGGTGCAGATTCCTTCCGTGAGGCTCTCCGTATGGGTGCGGAGGTTTACCACAACTTGAAGTCCGTCATTAAGTCCAAGGGTCTGTCGACGGGTCTTGGCGATGAAGGTGGCTTCGCTCCGTCAGTGGGCTCTACCAAGGAAGCGTTGGACCTCATCGTTGAGGCGGTGAAGAAGGCTGGTTACAAGCTCGGCGAGGACATCGCTTTCGCCTTGGATGCTGCATCTTCTGAGTTCTACGACAAGGACAAGGGCGTCTACAACTTCGAGGGCGGCGAGCACAGCGCCGAGGACATGGTCAAGGTCTACGAGGAGCTCGTCGAGAACTACCCGATCGTGTCCATCGAGGACCCGCTGCAGGAAGACGACTGGGAAGGCTACACCAAGCTCACCGCTGAGATTGGCGACAAGGTCCAGATTGTTGGTGACGACTTCTTCGTCACCAACCCGGCACGCTTGAAGGAGGGCATTGAAAAGAAGGCTGCGAATGCCCTGCTGGTTAAGGTTAACCAGATCGGTTCCCTCTCTGAGACTGCCGACGCTGTGCAGCTGGCTCAAAACAACAACTACCGCTGCATGATGTCCCACCGTTCCGGTGAGACTGAGGACACGACCATCGCTGACCTCTCGGTTGCGTACAGCTGTGGCCAGATTAAGAGCGGTGCTCCGGCTCGCTCTGAGCGTGTTGCTAAGTACAACCAGTTGCTGCGTATCGAGGAATTCTTGGGCGACGCTGCCGTTTACGCTGGGCGCTCAGCTTTCCCGCGCTTTAACGGCTAA
- a CDS encoding Ltp family lipoprotein encodes MKIVPTNTKTGKDKAIVVAWWFMALFAIISLFTGGNASSRIGGFLFFAIIAALLSYVATRRIQDQQTGKHTSRNWKVVAPVAAIALIAAMAIGGSGSDTDAKDGNTAAAGKSASTEPPTQGVANDTAEAVAPNPAPQETSTKVSAPTTDSDKSSSSAEQKKALAKAKVYTTMAGFSKGKLYEQLTSDYGEKFSPDAAQYAVDHVDVDWNEQALKSAKNYEKTMNMSRDAIYDQLTSDYGEKFTPDQAQYAIDHLH; translated from the coding sequence ATGAAGATCGTCCCCACAAACACAAAGACCGGTAAAGACAAAGCTATCGTTGTTGCCTGGTGGTTTATGGCATTATTCGCGATTATCAGCTTGTTTACTGGTGGCAACGCATCCAGCAGGATCGGCGGATTTTTATTCTTCGCTATCATCGCTGCACTTCTCTCCTACGTCGCTACTCGCCGAATTCAGGATCAACAGACTGGAAAGCACACGTCGAGGAACTGGAAAGTCGTCGCACCAGTGGCTGCCATTGCGCTAATCGCCGCTATGGCAATTGGTGGATCCGGCAGTGACACAGACGCAAAAGATGGCAATACAGCTGCCGCAGGGAAAAGCGCTTCCACGGAGCCTCCCACCCAAGGGGTTGCGAATGATACTGCGGAGGCAGTAGCTCCAAATCCTGCACCACAAGAAACTTCCACAAAGGTCTCGGCTCCAACGACAGACAGTGATAAATCATCCTCCTCTGCTGAACAGAAGAAGGCACTAGCTAAAGCCAAGGTCTACACCACAATGGCGGGTTTTTCTAAGGGCAAACTCTACGAGCAGTTGACCAGTGATTACGGAGAAAAATTCTCGCCTGACGCTGCGCAATATGCGGTCGATCACGTAGACGTCGATTGGAATGAACAAGCGCTAAAATCCGCGAAAAACTACGAGAAAACGATGAATATGTCGCGTGACGCCATCTACGACCAACTGACTAGCGATTACGGGGAAAAGTTCACTCCTGACCAAGCGCAATACGCAATCGATCACCTTCACTAG
- a CDS encoding FtsB family cell division protein, which produces MARTPEPGSPAGSDSLPVGGERDHVDSATAASTAADHRMNGQQAGKPGQGDTLSNSDAGMEPDTTSARKGTLPKPARQSRRRQAQRRLRELRFGRDGKQWVLTVPSQQSAARLIILAVLVVAMTMTVASPLKSYFQQRSELQQLHIDIAHQEEEKAELQKQLDLYNDDDFVKEQARLRLGMVERGETSWRIIDPSIKTNTSEESDPKKDEHQDPWYTQLWSSVREKPSEKNQHEDEAPSLGVPTVNDPDPNRQAPAPANGN; this is translated from the coding sequence ATGGCACGTACACCTGAACCAGGATCGCCGGCAGGATCGGATTCTCTCCCGGTAGGGGGAGAGCGCGATCACGTCGATAGCGCTACTGCTGCGTCAACGGCCGCCGACCATCGCATGAATGGCCAGCAGGCCGGCAAACCTGGTCAGGGTGATACTCTGTCCAATTCCGACGCTGGTATGGAGCCGGATACTACATCGGCACGGAAGGGCACGTTGCCTAAGCCGGCACGCCAGTCTCGTCGGCGCCAGGCGCAACGTCGATTGCGAGAACTTCGCTTCGGCCGCGACGGTAAACAGTGGGTGTTGACCGTTCCGAGTCAACAGTCCGCGGCGAGGCTGATTATTCTTGCGGTTCTTGTAGTGGCGATGACGATGACTGTTGCATCGCCACTGAAGTCATACTTTCAGCAACGTAGTGAGTTGCAACAACTTCACATTGATATAGCGCACCAGGAAGAAGAGAAGGCTGAACTGCAAAAACAGCTGGATTTGTACAATGACGATGATTTCGTCAAGGAGCAGGCTCGGCTGCGCTTAGGCATGGTGGAGCGGGGGGAGACGTCCTGGCGGATTATTGACCCCTCGATTAAGACGAACACTTCGGAAGAATCGGACCCGAAGAAAGACGAACATCAGGATCCCTGGTACACGCAGTTATGGAGTTCGGTCCGCGAGAAGCCTTCGGAGAAAAATCAGCACGAGGACGAAGCACCATCATTGGGCGTTCCGACGGTGAATGATCCGGATCCGAACCGTCAAGCGCCTGCACCGGCAAATGGAAATTAG
- a CDS encoding Ppx/GppA phosphatase family protein, producing the protein MRLLIADVDAQSGKVVREVTRKNTIVRLGEGVDSSGQLSPAAIERTRAALRGYVDVMVDHGVSAVRMVATSATRDASNRDDFFAMTKAELDRVAPGTVAEVIEGTEEARLSYLGATMDVDSEGPIVVIDVGGGSTEFVVGDAAGDVVGAVSTQMGSVRLSERFLHSDPPTDGECAAAREIVDKNVREAAKDLPLAEVVTVVGCAGTFTTVSAVVQDLPEYIPEQIHLSTLDTDDILATTAKVRAETVAQRKDRPQILPGRADVIGGGTLIIDAIVEFFRTKAGIEQITVSEKDILDGIIAGLARQRVTFEA; encoded by the coding sequence ATCCGTCTGCTCATTGCCGACGTCGATGCACAGTCTGGGAAGGTTGTGCGCGAGGTTACTCGGAAGAACACCATCGTTCGTCTGGGCGAAGGTGTCGATAGTTCGGGGCAATTGTCGCCAGCTGCGATCGAGCGGACGCGGGCTGCGCTGCGTGGTTATGTCGACGTGATGGTCGATCATGGCGTGAGTGCTGTTCGTATGGTTGCGACGTCAGCAACGCGGGATGCGTCGAACAGAGATGATTTCTTCGCCATGACGAAGGCTGAGCTCGACCGGGTTGCTCCTGGGACCGTGGCGGAAGTGATTGAGGGCACGGAAGAAGCTCGCCTTTCTTACCTCGGCGCGACAATGGATGTAGATTCCGAGGGGCCCATCGTGGTCATTGACGTCGGTGGCGGTTCGACTGAGTTCGTTGTGGGGGACGCAGCCGGGGACGTTGTGGGTGCTGTGTCGACCCAGATGGGCAGCGTCCGGTTGTCGGAGCGCTTTTTGCACTCGGATCCTCCGACGGATGGGGAGTGTGCAGCGGCCCGCGAGATCGTCGACAAAAATGTGCGTGAGGCTGCGAAAGACTTACCTCTTGCTGAGGTGGTGACAGTTGTCGGCTGTGCCGGTACCTTTACGACTGTCTCGGCAGTGGTTCAGGACTTGCCTGAGTACATTCCAGAACAAATCCATCTTTCGACGCTTGACACGGACGATATTCTCGCGACGACGGCTAAGGTTCGTGCGGAGACGGTGGCGCAGAGGAAGGATCGGCCGCAGATTTTGCCTGGTCGTGCGGATGTTATCGGTGGAGGAACGCTGATTATTGACGCGATTGTGGAGTTCTTCCGCACTAAGGCCGGCATCGAACAGATCACCGTGAGCGAGAAAGATATTTTGGACGGAATCATCGCAGGATTAGCTAGGCAACGAGTTACTTTCGAGGCGTGA
- a CDS encoding PLDc N-terminal domain-containing protein translates to MAAASDEGGSMLALIGLVLLIAIPLIIFIAALVSILSSSRYTVFGKVVWIVVTFTFPILGPIVWFIWGRNAESLVKS, encoded by the coding sequence ATGGCCGCCGCGAGCGATGAGGGGGGATCAATGTTGGCGTTGATCGGGTTGGTACTTCTCATCGCGATACCGCTCATAATTTTTATTGCCGCTCTGGTTTCAATCTTGTCCTCGAGTCGCTATACCGTTTTCGGAAAAGTAGTCTGGATTGTAGTTACGTTCACATTCCCCATCCTGGGGCCGATTGTGTGGTTTATATGGGGACGGAACGCCGAATCGCTCGTAAAGAGTTAG